One genomic window of Sphingomonas ginsengisoli An et al. 2013 includes the following:
- the pal gene encoding peptidoglycan-associated lipoprotein Pal: MRKMIIAASVAALALAGCARKAPPATTPPPAEQGAATGAGAGNDDVGLVELPGSQRALVAAAGTDTIHFDTDQSDIRESDRTVLAAQAKWLLANPNVRASIEGHADERGTREYNQALGERRATAAKNFLIGQGVPEARLLTISWGKERPVALGSDEASHAQNRRAVTVVVR; the protein is encoded by the coding sequence ATGCGCAAGATGATCATCGCCGCGTCGGTCGCCGCTCTGGCGCTCGCCGGCTGTGCCCGGAAAGCCCCGCCCGCGACCACGCCACCTCCCGCCGAGCAGGGCGCGGCAACCGGTGCCGGCGCCGGCAACGACGATGTCGGGCTGGTCGAGCTGCCGGGCAGCCAGCGCGCGCTGGTCGCGGCGGCCGGGACCGACACGATCCACTTCGACACCGACCAGTCGGATATTCGCGAATCGGATCGCACCGTGCTGGCGGCGCAGGCCAAGTGGCTGCTCGCCAACCCCAACGTGCGCGCCAGCATCGAAGGCCATGCCGACGAGCGCGGGACCCGCGAATATAATCAGGCGCTGGGCGAGCGGCGCGCCACTGCCGCCAAGAATTTCCTGATCGGCCAAGGTGTGCCCGAGGCGCGCCTGCTGACGATCAGCTGGGGCAAGGAGCGGCCGGTGGCGCTCGGTTCGGACGAGGCCTCCCACGCCCAGAACCGCCGGGCGGTGACCGTGGTGGTGCGATAA
- a CDS encoding YbgC/FadM family acyl-CoA thioesterase: MSSAPFDTPYRGGFVGAEHRFALTVYFEDTDTAGIVYYANYLKFMERARSDMLRAAGIDQRGAIEAGTGVYAVAEATIRYLRPAKLGDDLLVVSRVERVRAASVLIQQRVMRGTEQLTEALVTAAFLTPDGRPTRQPREWVQVFEAISRGETR, translated from the coding sequence ATGAGTTCAGCACCGTTCGACACGCCCTATCGCGGCGGGTTCGTTGGCGCGGAGCATCGCTTCGCGCTGACCGTCTATTTCGAAGACACCGACACCGCCGGGATCGTCTATTACGCCAATTATCTCAAGTTTATGGAGCGGGCGCGCTCGGACATGCTGCGTGCCGCCGGGATCGACCAGCGCGGCGCGATCGAGGCGGGCACCGGGGTCTATGCGGTGGCCGAGGCGACCATCCGTTACCTCCGTCCCGCCAAGCTCGGCGACGACCTGCTGGTGGTCTCGCGGGTCGAGCGCGTGCGCGCCGCCAGCGTGCTGATTCAGCAGCGAGTCATGCGCGGCACCGAACAGCTGACCGAAGCGCTGGTCACCGCTGCCTTCCTTACCCCGGACGGCCGGCCGACCCGCCAGCCGCGGGAGTGGGTCCAAGTGTTCGAAGCCATCAGCCGGGGAGAGACGCGATGA
- a CDS encoding ExbD/TolR family protein — protein MAGSLQRRARGGRRAPMADINVTPLVDVMLVLLIIFMVTAPLLVAGVPVDLPQSRAGALDQQAKPVQVSLDGQGGIFIDDQPVAAPDLPQRLAAIAAQPAPPEGRRVYLRADKTLGYGKVMAVMGELNRAGLNRVALVSVGDEGR, from the coding sequence ATGGCCGGCTCGCTCCAACGCCGCGCCCGCGGCGGCCGCCGGGCGCCGATGGCCGACATCAACGTCACCCCGCTGGTCGACGTGATGCTGGTGCTGCTGATCATCTTCATGGTCACCGCACCGCTGCTGGTTGCCGGCGTGCCCGTCGACCTGCCGCAGAGCCGCGCCGGCGCGCTCGACCAGCAGGCCAAGCCGGTGCAGGTTTCGCTCGACGGGCAGGGCGGCATCTTCATCGACGACCAGCCGGTTGCCGCCCCCGACCTGCCCCAACGGCTCGCCGCCATCGCCGCCCAGCCCGCGCCGCCCGAGGGTCGCCGGGTTTATCTGCGCGCCGACAAGACGCTCGGCTACGGCAAGGTCATGGCCGTGATGGGCGAACTCAATCGCGCAGGCCTCAACCGCGTCGCCCTCGTCAGCGTGGGCGACGAGGGCCGCTGA
- the tolB gene encoding Tol-Pal system beta propeller repeat protein TolB, whose translation MMRSPVFLTLALLASPAVAQETDAPEVVGGSVRTAQTIAVPVLPTRNADAGLGAQVAGVIAADLRSTGAFAPIGPQGLPAVSFAQGTDPDFPTWRSAGAAQLVTGYVEGGSAGSLTLACTLFDVTSGRELVRQGYAVSAANWRRAAHKCADAVYAKLTGEQPFLDTRVVFVAETGPSTQRLKRIAIMDSDGSNLRYLTEGEATVVTPRFSPDGSRLAYLSYQGRRGRVWVLDLATGAKRLLVPGLVQTSAPRFSPDGRRIAFAMSAGGNTDIYVTDAAGGGTPVRLTTSPGIDTAPSFSPDGSRIVFESDRSGSQQLYVMNADGSGQRRISAGGPSASPAWSPRGDKIAFVRVGAFRVGVMNPDGSGERLLTDGWQDESPSWAPNGQFVMFNRFTRAGATSLYAVPLAGGAARRLPTPQDGSDPSWSPLQR comes from the coding sequence ATGATGCGATCTCCGGTCTTTTTGACGCTGGCTCTGCTTGCCAGCCCGGCGGTCGCTCAGGAGACTGACGCGCCCGAGGTGGTCGGCGGCAGCGTGCGCACCGCGCAGACGATCGCCGTGCCCGTGCTCCCCACCCGCAACGCCGATGCCGGCTTGGGCGCGCAGGTCGCCGGCGTCATCGCCGCCGATCTTCGCTCGACCGGCGCCTTCGCTCCGATCGGGCCGCAGGGTCTGCCCGCGGTCAGCTTCGCGCAGGGCACCGATCCCGACTTTCCGACTTGGCGTTCGGCCGGCGCGGCGCAGCTCGTCACCGGCTATGTCGAGGGCGGGTCGGCGGGCTCGCTGACCCTGGCCTGTACTCTGTTCGACGTGACCTCGGGCCGCGAGCTGGTCCGCCAGGGTTATGCGGTGAGCGCCGCAAACTGGCGCCGCGCCGCGCATAAATGCGCCGACGCGGTCTACGCCAAGCTGACCGGCGAGCAGCCCTTCCTCGACACCCGCGTGGTATTCGTCGCCGAGACCGGACCCAGCACGCAGCGCCTCAAGCGCATCGCGATCATGGACAGCGACGGGTCGAACCTGCGCTATCTGACCGAGGGCGAGGCGACCGTAGTCACCCCGCGCTTCTCCCCCGACGGCAGCCGGCTCGCTTACCTCTCCTATCAGGGACGGCGCGGGCGGGTGTGGGTGCTCGATCTTGCCACCGGCGCCAAGCGCCTGCTCGTCCCGGGCCTCGTCCAGACCAGCGCGCCACGCTTCTCGCCCGATGGCCGCCGGATCGCCTTCGCGATGAGCGCCGGCGGCAACACCGACATCTACGTCACCGACGCGGCTGGCGGCGGGACGCCGGTGCGGCTGACTACTTCGCCCGGGATCGACACCGCGCCCAGCTTCTCGCCCGACGGTAGCCGGATCGTGTTCGAGAGCGATCGTTCGGGCTCACAGCAGCTTTATGTGATGAACGCCGACGGCAGCGGCCAGCGGCGGATCAGCGCCGGCGGCCCGTCGGCCTCGCCCGCGTGGAGCCCGCGCGGCGACAAGATCGCTTTCGTCCGCGTCGGCGCCTTCCGCGTCGGGGTGATGAACCCCGACGGTTCGGGCGAGCGGCTGCTGACCGATGGCTGGCAGGACGAGAGCCCGAGCTGGGCGCCCAATGGCCAATTCGTGATGTTCAACCGCTTCACCCGGGCGGGTGCCACCAGCCTCTACGCCGTGCCGCTGGCCGGCGGCGCGGCGCGTCGCCTTCCTACCCCGCAGGACGGCTCGGATCCGTCCTGGTCACCGCTCCAGCGCTAA
- the tolQ gene encoding protein TolQ, whose amino-acid sequence MSGGDAAAGLMSPLALFLHADVVVKLVMIGLLLASVWTWGIILTHATRLRRINRATDGFETEFDGARDLDDFHSRRGGEALPHARIMTAGLTEWRKSVRAKQLDKAGARERLTTVMNAEVAGELDRLSDRLNILATIASAAPFVGLFGTVWGIMRSFTAIAGANNTSLAVVAPGIAEALFATAIGLFAAIPALIAYNRLTHGLDRLEARLGRFADRFHATLSRELELEG is encoded by the coding sequence ATGAGCGGCGGCGACGCCGCGGCGGGGCTGATGAGCCCGCTGGCGCTGTTCCTCCACGCCGACGTGGTGGTGAAGCTGGTCATGATCGGCCTCTTGCTGGCGAGCGTGTGGACGTGGGGGATCATTTTAACCCACGCCACCCGGCTGCGGCGGATCAACCGCGCCACCGACGGTTTCGAAACCGAATTCGACGGTGCGCGAGACCTCGACGATTTTCATTCCCGGCGCGGGGGGGAGGCGCTGCCCCACGCGCGCATCATGACCGCCGGCCTGACCGAATGGCGCAAGTCGGTCCGCGCCAAGCAGCTCGACAAGGCCGGCGCGCGCGAGCGTCTGACCACGGTGATGAATGCCGAAGTGGCGGGCGAGCTCGACCGGTTGTCCGACCGCCTCAACATCCTCGCCACGATCGCCTCGGCGGCGCCGTTCGTCGGGTTGTTCGGCACCGTGTGGGGAATCATGCGCAGCTTCACCGCCATCGCCGGCGCCAACAACACCTCGCTCGCGGTGGTTGCGCCGGGCATCGCCGAAGCGCTTTTCGCCACCGCGATCGGCCTGTTCGCGGCGATTCCTGCGCTGATCGCCTACAACCGGCTGACCCACGGCCTCGACCGGCTCGAGGCGCGGCTCGGTCGCTTCGCCGACCGCTTCCACGCGACTCTTAGCCGCGAGCTTGAGCTCGAAGGCTGA
- a CDS encoding SEL1-like repeat protein, protein MAISLKSAEFLLRSRMADAEAGDVDALFELGVSYSTGRGGTGVDLIEAHKWFNLAALNGCTRGQQCRAEISVEMTAREIAEAQRQARAWLAMTGRGTTQRYAA, encoded by the coding sequence ATGGCGATCAGTCTCAAGAGTGCCGAGTTTCTGCTGCGCAGCCGGATGGCCGATGCGGAAGCCGGCGACGTCGATGCCTTGTTCGAGCTTGGGGTGAGCTATTCGACCGGCCGTGGGGGCACGGGCGTCGACCTCATCGAAGCGCACAAGTGGTTCAACCTGGCGGCGCTCAACGGCTGCACCCGGGGGCAGCAGTGCCGCGCCGAGATCAGCGTCGAGATGACCGCGCGCGAGATCGCCGAAGCCCAGCGCCAGGCGCGCGCGTGGCTGGCGATGACCGGCCGCGGTACGACCCAGCGCTACGCGGCGTAA